From the genome of bacterium, one region includes:
- a CDS encoding orotate phosphoribosyltransferase, producing the protein MENTVIPLSTYQKEFIDFLMETEVLTFGDFITKSGRKTPYFVNTGRFHHGSHISRLGHFYAAHIKKLGLSEVQTVFGPAYKGIPLCVTTAYSLYERYKIDIGFCFDRKEEKSHGDGGKYVGAPLRSGDSVLIIEDVITAGITLRATLKTLKEEALVDIRGVVIAVDRCERGETNLSAADEIEKELGISIHPLVTIHEIIEYLSQSNSSGFTLSEDSLERIQQYLSEHGA; encoded by the coding sequence ATGGAAAACACTGTCATACCCCTAAGCACCTACCAAAAAGAGTTTATAGATTTTCTTATGGAAACGGAGGTTCTGACCTTTGGAGATTTCATCACGAAATCAGGGCGCAAAACACCATATTTCGTCAATACAGGTCGATTTCATCACGGCTCTCACATTTCTCGACTAGGCCACTTCTACGCTGCTCATATTAAAAAACTCGGCTTATCCGAGGTGCAGACGGTGTTCGGCCCTGCCTATAAGGGAATTCCCCTCTGTGTTACTACTGCATACTCTCTCTATGAGCGGTATAAAATTGATATCGGCTTTTGCTTTGACCGTAAGGAAGAGAAATCTCACGGTGATGGAGGCAAATACGTCGGAGCCCCTCTTCGAAGTGGAGATTCGGTTCTTATTATCGAAGATGTCATCACAGCTGGTATTACCTTGAGAGCAACTCTCAAAACTTTGAAGGAAGAGGCTCTGGTAGATATTCGTGGCGTAGTTATAGCGGTAGACCGATGCGAACGGGGTGAAACAAATCTCTCCGCAGCAGATGAAATTGAAAAAGAACTGGGGATCTCTATTCATCCACTCGTAACGATCCATGAAATCATTGAGTACCTCTCTCAATCAAATTCGAGTGGCTTCACTCTCTCGGAAGATTCACTTGAGCGAATTCAACAGTACCTTTCAGAACATGGGGCATAG
- the pdxT gene encoding pyridoxal 5'-phosphate synthase glutaminase subunit PdxT codes for MKKIGVLALQGCVTPHIEHLKRLGATPIEITHQRHLESLDGIILPGGESTTMLRLLTRDGLISHLQESVAAIPTLGICAGAILLAKEVTHPQQASLGAISIRAERNAYGTQRESFQTEVAIEGMSKPIGVDFIRAPKITPLSEAVMVLARHQEEAVLVREKNIFCSAFHTELSEVSALHEIFLKAL; via the coding sequence ATGAAAAAGATAGGAGTTCTAGCTCTTCAGGGGTGCGTTACTCCTCACATTGAGCACCTTAAACGGCTTGGTGCCACTCCCATCGAGATTACGCATCAGCGTCATCTTGAAAGCCTCGATGGTATCATTTTGCCTGGAGGCGAGAGCACGACAATGCTGCGGCTCTTAACTCGTGATGGGTTGATTTCTCATCTTCAGGAAAGTGTCGCCGCTATTCCGACGCTTGGTATTTGTGCCGGAGCAATCTTGTTGGCTAAGGAGGTTACGCATCCACAACAAGCTTCGCTTGGCGCCATTTCCATCAGAGCAGAGCGAAATGCTTATGGGACTCAACGAGAGTCCTTTCAAACAGAGGTTGCTATTGAAGGAATGAGTAAACCTATAGGTGTTGACTTTATCCGAGCTCCGAAGATAACTCCTCTATCAGAAGCGGTGATGGTCCTTGCTCGTCACCAAGAAGAAGCCGTCCTTGTCCGTGAGAAAAACATATTCTGTTCTGCATTTCATACGGAGCTATCAGAAGTGAGTGCCCTTCATGAAATATTTCTAAAAGCGTTATGA